A window of the Lolium perenne isolate Kyuss_39 chromosome 7, Kyuss_2.0, whole genome shotgun sequence genome harbors these coding sequences:
- the LOC127300903 gene encoding uncharacterized protein has translation MDRGEEETIPSDSDPLIERTDEADTIPQLSPPQPATVSTLEIEDEETDGSSAACCRICLEAESDIGDEMISPCMCKGTQQFVHRSCLNHWRSVKEGFAFSHCTTCKAQFHLRVETLEDNSWRKIKFRLFVARDVILGFLAVQITIAIISAIAYFLDRDGSFRNSFSEGWDRILSKHPIPFYYCIGVVVFFVLLGFFGLIVHCSSFNDNQDPCLAGCRNCCYGWGILDCLPASLEACFALVVVFIVVFAILGIAYGFLAATMAVQRIWQRHYHILTKRELTKEYVVEDLHGSYTAPKLEPEHEERLKMLKLM, from the exons ATGGACAGGGGCGAAGAAGAGACGATCCCTAGTGATTCAGACCCTCTCATTGAGAGGACGGATGAGGCAGACACAATTCCCCAGCTCTCGCCACCACAGCCTGCGACCGTGAGTACGCTGGAGATTGAAGACGAGGAGACCGATGGTTCTTCGGCCGCGTGCTGCCGCATTTGCCTTGAGGCCGAGTCGGACAtag GTGATGAGATGATATCACCTTGCATGTGCAAGGGAACTCAGCAGTTTGTTCACCGTTCATGCCTTAACCATTGGAGGTCTGTGAAG GAAGGATTTGCTTTCTCACACTGCACAACATGCAAAGCTCAATTCCATCTTCGAGTGGAAACTTTGGAAGATAACTCATGGCGTAAGATAAAGTTCCGGCTCTTTGTCGCAAGAGATGTTATACTTGGTTTTCTTGCTGTTCAAATT ACTATTGCTATCATCAGTGCTATTGCATACTTCCTAGACAGGGACGGAAGTTTCCGAAACAGTTTCAGTGAAGGTTGGGATCGCATTTTGTCAAAGCATCCAATACCATTCTACTACTGCATAG GTGTTGTGGTTTTCTTTGTACTGCTTGGCTTTTTCGGGTTGATAGTGCACTGCTCGTCCTTCAACGACAACCAAGACCCGTGCCTAGCTGGGTGTCGGAACTGCTGCTACGGTTGGGGCATCTTGGACTGCCTCCCTGCTTCTTTGGAGGCTTGCTTTGCACTGGTGGTGGTTTTTATCGTCGTATTTGCTATCCTTGGGATTGCCTACGGATTCCTGGCGGCAACCATGGCTGTCCAGAGGATCTGGCAGCGGCACTATCACATCCTGACCAAAAGAGAACTCACAAAG GAGTACGTAGTGGAAGATCTGCACGGCAGCTACACGGCGCCGAAGCTTGAGCCGGAGCACGAGGAGCGGCTAAAAATGCTGAAGCTCATGTAG